From Deinococcus aquaticus, one genomic window encodes:
- a CDS encoding HNH endonuclease, translating to MARRHPPSTWPPPPRPDPACALCQRAVPHLTEHHLLPRSQGRRQGMRVADLPTTLLCRPCHSFLHRTFSNAELARDYQDIGVLRAHPDVQRFVRWLRTQPASKSVRVR from the coding sequence ATGGCCCGCCGGCACCCTCCCAGCACCTGGCCCCCGCCGCCCAGACCGGACCCCGCCTGCGCCCTGTGTCAGCGGGCCGTGCCGCACCTGACCGAACACCACCTGCTGCCCCGCTCACAGGGTCGCCGTCAGGGCATGCGCGTGGCCGACCTGCCCACCACTCTGCTGTGCCGCCCCTGCCACAGTTTCCTGCACCGCACCTTCAGCAACGCCGAACTGGCCCGCGACTACCAGGATATCGGCGTCCTGCGCGCCCACCCGGACGTGCAGCGCTTCGTGCGCTGGCTGCGCACGCAACCCGCCAGCAAGAGCGTCCGCGTGCGCTGA
- a CDS encoding ABC transporter ATP-binding protein, with product MTVPTADVLREVQHNSPNALELRGVTKRFPLVLANDNISMEVRWGSVHALCGENGAGKSTLMKIVYGIQPPTSGQIVVDGESVDLTDPSEAIKRGIGMVFQHFMLVETLTVTENVILGMEPTRGGAIDYAGARKRVADLIRQFNFDLNPDAIVGELPVGLQQKVEILKTLYRGARILILDEPTAVLTPSETEELFDFLKNQYAASGNAVIFISHKLHEVLHISDTISVIRDGKMIGTIPARGATTEILARMMVGRDVSLKVSKAPAQPGEVALNVQNVTVKGEHGNAVNGVSFQVRAGEIVGIAGVEGNGQSELVEAITGLQTYQGQITYLGKVARGVREVEASGLSHVPEDRNERGLVLDMTTAENYILGEHDRAPFVGPGGLLNRDVIEQNARDLSEKYDVRPRSTSLQAGRYSGGNAQKLIVAREMRKGPRILVASQPTRGVDIGAIEFIHARIVEARDQGLAVLLISADLGEVMNLSDRILVMYEGNIVGEVDAAGATETQLGLLMTGSGEAINTQVSWQE from the coding sequence ATGACCGTTCCCACTGCCGACGTGCTGCGCGAGGTGCAGCACAACTCCCCGAACGCGCTGGAGTTGCGCGGCGTCACCAAACGATTCCCGCTGGTTCTCGCCAACGACAACATCTCCATGGAAGTCCGCTGGGGCAGCGTTCACGCCCTGTGCGGCGAGAACGGCGCCGGCAAGAGCACCCTGATGAAGATCGTGTACGGCATCCAGCCCCCCACCAGCGGGCAGATCGTCGTGGACGGCGAGAGCGTCGACCTGACTGACCCCAGCGAGGCCATCAAACGCGGCATCGGCATGGTCTTCCAGCACTTCATGCTCGTCGAGACGCTGACCGTCACCGAGAACGTCATCCTGGGCATGGAACCCACCCGTGGCGGCGCCATCGACTACGCCGGCGCACGCAAGCGCGTGGCCGACCTGATCCGGCAGTTCAACTTCGACCTGAACCCCGACGCCATCGTCGGTGAGCTGCCCGTGGGCCTGCAACAGAAGGTCGAGATTCTCAAGACCCTGTACCGCGGCGCACGCATCCTGATCCTGGACGAACCCACCGCCGTCCTGACGCCCAGCGAAACCGAGGAACTGTTCGACTTCCTGAAAAACCAGTACGCCGCCAGCGGCAACGCCGTGATCTTCATCAGCCACAAGCTGCACGAGGTGCTGCACATCAGTGACACCATCAGCGTCATCCGTGACGGCAAGATGATCGGCACCATCCCCGCCAGGGGCGCCACGACCGAGATCCTGGCCCGCATGATGGTGGGCCGCGACGTGAGCCTGAAAGTCAGCAAGGCCCCTGCCCAGCCCGGCGAGGTCGCCCTGAATGTGCAGAACGTCACCGTGAAAGGCGAGCACGGCAACGCCGTGAATGGCGTGAGCTTCCAGGTGCGCGCCGGAGAGATCGTGGGCATCGCGGGCGTCGAGGGTAACGGTCAGAGCGAACTGGTCGAGGCCATCACCGGCCTCCAGACGTACCAGGGGCAGATCACGTACCTCGGGAAGGTCGCGCGCGGCGTGCGGGAAGTCGAAGCCTCGGGCCTGTCACACGTGCCTGAGGACCGCAACGAACGCGGGCTGGTGCTCGACATGACCACCGCCGAGAACTACATCCTGGGCGAACACGACCGCGCCCCCTTCGTCGGCCCCGGCGGCCTCCTGAACCGCGACGTGATCGAACAGAACGCCCGCGACCTCAGCGAGAAGTACGACGTGCGCCCCCGCAGCACCAGCCTCCAGGCCGGACGCTACTCGGGCGGCAACGCCCAGAAACTCATCGTGGCCCGCGAGATGCGCAAGGGCCCCAGAATACTGGTCGCCAGCCAGCCCACGCGCGGCGTGGACATCGGCGCCATCGAATTCATTCACGCCCGCATCGTCGAGGCGCGCGACCAGGGCCTCGCCGTGCTGCTGATCAGCGCCGACCTGGGCGAGGTCATGAACCTCAGTGACCGCATCCTGGTCATGTACGAGGGCAACATCGTGGGCGAAGTCGACGCTGCCGGAGCCACCGAAACGCAGCTGGGCCTCCTGATGACTGGCAGCGGCGAGGCCATCAACACCCAGGTCAGCTGGCAGGAGTAA
- the glgP gene encoding alpha-glucan family phosphorylase, producing MNVIGKVTVLPQLPDSVARLSELAYNLYWSWTPHAQALYQELDYGIWERFQHNPVRTLLEVPQSRLKEVAADPAYLKRYAQVMADFDAYMGKKDTWAARNVPDMKPVAYFSMEYAYHESLPIYSGGLGVLAGDHCKSASDLGIPFTAVGMLFHQGYFTQLFDKDGWQNETYDELDLTTLPITPALTQSGEEARVSVVIGNRTVHSRIWNLNVGRIKVLLLDTNVPQNSPEDRKLTARLYGGNQELRVQQYVLLGVAGIRALRLLGIPGDVYHMNEGHAALLGLERTREYVEAGLDFRTAVETVASSTLFTTHTPVPAGNDAFGYDLMDRYIGSWPAQLAASRDDLYALAEHEQMWDGHPVPTFSMTVFALNMSRAANGVSELHGEVSRDMWKFLYPGAETEEVPIGHVTNGAHNLTFTSQAMRDLLGTVLPADWTERLEDEAMWQAVENLTDAQLSDVQLVMKRDMITFVRGRMREQKVRNGASAADVAATDTLLSENALTIGFARRFATYKRATLLFRDRERLSRIVNHPDRPVQFVFAGKAHPADNPGKAFIQEIYKVSQEPEFRGKIVILENYDMHVARHLVQGVDIWLNNPRRPLEASGTSGMKASFNGSPNFSVLDGWWREGYDTTNGWPIGEEREYADLNVQDDADAYSLYHILENDIVPRYYGQATGDASWAHTVRRAIETCSPRFSMQRQVIDYVQKYYVPIAARGAQLAASDSARAREIASWKGWVRQQWPHTTLSAQAALPATSQPGQTVPVTATVNPAGINLTELRVEAVLNRAGQLTHVPLTSRGDGTFSADVPLNESGLYSVGVRMLPVVDGLSNDLEARLIKWA from the coding sequence ATGAACGTCATTGGGAAGGTCACGGTGCTGCCTCAGCTCCCCGACAGCGTGGCAAGGCTGTCCGAACTCGCTTATAACCTGTACTGGTCGTGGACTCCGCACGCTCAGGCGCTGTATCAGGAACTGGACTACGGTATTTGGGAGCGCTTCCAGCACAACCCGGTGCGGACCCTGCTGGAAGTCCCGCAGTCGCGCCTGAAAGAAGTCGCGGCCGATCCCGCCTACCTGAAACGCTACGCGCAGGTCATGGCTGACTTCGACGCCTACATGGGCAAGAAAGACACCTGGGCCGCCAGAAACGTTCCCGACATGAAACCCGTGGCTTACTTCAGCATGGAATACGCGTACCACGAGTCCCTGCCCATCTACTCGGGCGGCCTGGGCGTACTGGCAGGCGACCACTGCAAGAGCGCCTCGGACCTGGGGATTCCCTTCACGGCGGTCGGCATGCTGTTCCACCAGGGGTACTTCACGCAGCTGTTCGACAAGGACGGCTGGCAGAACGAAACCTACGACGAACTTGACCTGACCACCCTGCCCATTACCCCCGCCCTGACGCAGAGCGGCGAGGAAGCCCGCGTGAGCGTGGTCATCGGGAACCGCACCGTGCACTCGCGCATCTGGAACCTGAACGTGGGCCGCATCAAGGTGCTGCTGCTGGACACCAACGTCCCGCAGAACAGCCCCGAGGACCGCAAACTGACCGCCCGCCTGTACGGCGGCAACCAGGAACTGCGCGTGCAGCAGTACGTGCTGCTGGGCGTGGCCGGCATCCGCGCGCTGAGGCTGCTGGGCATCCCCGGCGACGTGTACCACATGAACGAGGGGCACGCCGCGCTGCTGGGCCTGGAACGCACCCGCGAGTACGTGGAGGCAGGCCTGGATTTCCGGACCGCCGTGGAAACCGTGGCCAGCAGCACGCTGTTCACCACGCACACACCCGTCCCCGCCGGGAACGACGCGTTCGGGTACGACCTGATGGACCGTTACATCGGTTCGTGGCCCGCCCAGCTGGCCGCCAGCCGCGACGACCTGTACGCCCTGGCCGAGCACGAGCAGATGTGGGACGGCCACCCGGTCCCGACGTTCTCCATGACGGTGTTCGCGCTGAACATGAGCCGCGCCGCGAACGGCGTGTCCGAACTGCACGGCGAGGTCAGCCGCGACATGTGGAAGTTCCTGTATCCCGGCGCCGAGACCGAGGAAGTGCCGATCGGGCACGTCACGAACGGCGCGCACAACCTGACCTTCACGTCTCAGGCCATGCGCGACCTGCTGGGCACCGTGCTGCCCGCCGACTGGACCGAACGCCTGGAAGACGAGGCGATGTGGCAGGCCGTCGAGAACCTCACGGACGCGCAGCTCAGCGACGTGCAGCTGGTCATGAAACGCGACATGATCACCTTCGTGCGCGGCCGCATGCGCGAGCAGAAGGTCCGTAACGGCGCCAGCGCCGCCGACGTGGCCGCCACCGACACGCTGCTCAGCGAGAACGCCCTGACCATCGGCTTCGCGCGCCGGTTCGCGACGTACAAGCGCGCCACGCTGCTGTTCCGTGACCGTGAACGCCTCAGCCGCATCGTGAACCACCCGGACCGCCCGGTGCAGTTCGTGTTCGCCGGTAAGGCCCACCCAGCCGACAACCCCGGCAAGGCCTTCATTCAGGAAATCTACAAGGTCTCGCAGGAACCCGAGTTCCGCGGCAAGATCGTCATCCTGGAAAACTACGACATGCACGTCGCCCGTCACCTCGTGCAGGGCGTGGACATCTGGCTGAACAACCCCCGCCGCCCCCTGGAAGCCTCCGGTACCAGCGGCATGAAGGCCAGCTTCAACGGCAGCCCCAACTTCAGCGTGCTGGACGGCTGGTGGCGCGAAGGGTACGACACCACCAACGGCTGGCCCATCGGCGAGGAACGCGAGTACGCCGACCTGAACGTGCAGGACGACGCCGACGCCTACAGCCTGTACCACATCCTGGAAAACGACATCGTGCCCCGCTACTACGGGCAGGCCACCGGGGACGCCTCGTGGGCGCACACCGTTCGCCGCGCCATCGAGACGTGCAGCCCGCGCTTCTCGATGCAGCGTCAGGTGATCGATTACGTGCAGAAGTACTACGTGCCCATCGCCGCGCGCGGCGCGCAACTGGCCGCCAGCGACAGCGCCCGCGCCCGCGAGATCGCCAGCTGGAAAGGCTGGGTGCGCCAGCAGTGGCCGCACACCACCCTCAGCGCCCAGGCAGCCCTGCCCGCCACCAGCCAGCCCGGCCAGACCGTGCCCGTCACGGCCACCGTGAACCCCGCCGGTATCAACCTGACCGAACTGCGCGTGGAAGCCGTCCTGAACCGCGCGGGCCAGCTGACCCACGTGCCCCTGACCAGCCGCGGCGACGGAACCTTCAGCGCCGACGTGCCCCTGAACGAGAGCGGCCTGTACTCGGTCGGCGTGCGCATGCTGCCCGTCGTAGACGGCCTGAGCAACGACCTGGAAGCCCGACTGATCAAGTGGGCCTGA
- a CDS encoding enolase C-terminal domain-like protein, with protein sequence MSAPTVARVEGLVYRLPLTSALAWGAHSALSAAEHVLVRVTLSDGTVGVAEATPRPTIYGETPASVLGILAHLQGALVGLSITDEAGLNRARGSVTNNHTARGALDMALHDARARATGSSLFGTLMGPNTRVRVSFILGIASPDDMLDEARRVVQAGVRCLKVKVGREHERDLRVIRALRAEFGEDVLLYADSNETLSPESAPAALDAMREAGLMYVEEPLPARQLRARAALHAQGRLPIVADDSCFTPADLDRELDFDTFDVLNVKTARNGFTDGLNMLRAAAAHGKRGMVGSQASTGLGTLHAALLSTQAEVTEPCELSFVLKLQDDLLNAPIEFRDGWLDVAALNGHALDPAKVARYRVG encoded by the coding sequence GTGAGCGCGCCCACCGTCGCGCGGGTCGAGGGGCTGGTGTACCGCCTGCCGCTGACCTCGGCGCTGGCGTGGGGGGCGCACTCGGCCCTGAGTGCTGCCGAGCACGTGCTGGTGCGCGTCACCCTCTCGGACGGCACGGTAGGCGTGGCCGAGGCGACGCCGCGCCCCACCATCTACGGCGAGACGCCCGCCAGCGTGCTGGGCATCCTGGCGCACCTGCAGGGCGCCCTGGTGGGCCTGAGCATCACGGACGAGGCGGGCCTGAACCGCGCGCGTGGCAGCGTGACGAACAACCACACGGCACGCGGCGCGCTGGACATGGCCCTGCACGACGCCCGCGCCCGCGCCACCGGAAGCAGCCTGTTCGGCACGCTGATGGGGCCGAACACGCGCGTCCGCGTGAGCTTCATCCTGGGTATCGCCAGCCCGGACGACATGCTGGACGAGGCGCGGCGCGTGGTGCAGGCCGGGGTGCGCTGCCTGAAGGTGAAAGTGGGCCGCGAGCACGAACGCGACCTGCGCGTGATCCGGGCGCTGCGGGCCGAGTTCGGGGAGGACGTGCTGCTGTACGCCGACAGCAACGAGACGCTGAGCCCCGAATCGGCCCCGGCGGCGCTGGACGCCATGCGGGAGGCGGGCCTGATGTATGTGGAAGAGCCGCTCCCGGCGCGGCAGTTGCGGGCGCGGGCCGCGCTGCACGCGCAGGGGCGACTGCCGATCGTGGCGGACGACTCGTGCTTCACCCCGGCCGATCTGGACCGCGAACTGGATTTCGATACCTTCGACGTACTGAACGTGAAAACAGCCCGCAACGGCTTCACGGACGGCCTGAACATGCTGCGCGCGGCCGCCGCACACGGGAAGCGGGGCATGGTGGGGTCGCAGGCCAGCACGGGCCTGGGCACGCTGCACGCGGCGCTGCTGTCCACGCAGGCAGAGGTGACTGAACCCTGCGAACTGAGTTTCGTCCTGAAATTGCAGGATGACCTGCTGAACGCGCCCATCGAGTTCCGGGACGGCTGGCTGGACGTGGCGGCCCTGAACGGCCACGCGCTTGATCCGGCGAAAGTGGCCCGTTACCGCGTCGGGTAA
- a CDS encoding phosphatase PAP2 family protein, protein MEPFWLAVTNLGRDEIFIVALALYTWLVSPRGGRNLGTAFALSYLVNAALKYGLNLPRPFTNDPAAASEAARATAGGPGLPSGHSQMAATLWGGVALQLRRPWVTWAAAALVALIAGSRLVLNVHYPSDVIVGLTLGVLFALVAARVTFPQGGALRWGPPLGALIVAALMPAGAPREFAAGLGMAAGFWFVQPRFTPPTTVSGRLIVAVAGLAVVFAVYFGLGALPAGIKEVGLVRALRYALLVLVAAEGVPLLLRRWLPVGPAQATVTGERVVH, encoded by the coding sequence ATGGAACCTTTCTGGCTGGCCGTCACGAACCTGGGACGCGACGAGATTTTCATCGTGGCACTCGCGCTGTACACCTGGCTGGTCAGTCCGCGCGGCGGCCGGAACCTGGGCACGGCGTTCGCGCTGAGTTACCTGGTGAACGCCGCGCTGAAGTACGGGCTGAACCTGCCGCGCCCGTTCACGAACGACCCGGCGGCGGCCTCGGAGGCGGCGCGGGCCACGGCGGGCGGGCCGGGCCTGCCGAGCGGGCACTCGCAGATGGCCGCGACCCTGTGGGGCGGCGTGGCGCTGCAACTGCGCCGCCCGTGGGTGACTTGGGCGGCCGCCGCGCTGGTCGCGTTGATCGCCGGGTCGCGGCTGGTCCTGAACGTGCACTACCCCAGTGACGTGATCGTGGGCCTGACGCTGGGCGTGCTGTTCGCGCTGGTGGCGGCGCGCGTGACCTTCCCGCAGGGCGGCGCGCTGCGCTGGGGGCCGCCGCTGGGCGCGTTGATCGTGGCGGCGCTGATGCCGGCAGGCGCGCCCCGTGAGTTCGCGGCGGGGCTGGGCATGGCCGCCGGGTTCTGGTTCGTGCAGCCGCGCTTCACGCCGCCCACGACGGTGTCCGGCCGCCTGATCGTGGCGGTGGCCGGGCTGGCCGTGGTGTTCGCGGTGTACTTCGGTCTGGGGGCGCTGCCGGCCGGGATCAAGGAGGTCGGGCTGGTGCGGGCGCTGCGGTACGCGCTGCTGGTGCTGGTGGCGGCCGAGGGGGTGCCGTTGCTGCTGCGCCGCTGGCTGCCCGTGGGACCGGCACAGGCAACCGTGACGGGCGAGCGGGTCGTGCACTGA
- a CDS encoding DUF1517 domain-containing protein — protein MQPAPRSSGVRTRRPLLLSALLLTLLALTVLLLTPAHAQSGGGFGGSSRSSGGSSSSGGGYSGGSSSRGGGYSGGGYSGGGYSGPIIINGGGGYGYSSGGSGGLITLIIFGIVIFVVISAMRRSLGGGGKGLAGLSGTAQAVSVQLLLAEGDEVKRALQRVAQNGDPDTNEGLARMMQEAALVALRHPERWVYGTVQRAQGSAATADSQVGAWATEARAAFTEQTTSNYQNRDPNSGYARRDDYTFKHDAADQYLAVTLAVAAHTLAALPPAGVTNAAEARAALSAISAVAPGDLIRAEVVWSPDAEGEFLSEDEAIQKYPNLTRL, from the coding sequence ATGCAGCCCGCCCCCCGCAGTTCCGGCGTCCGCACCCGTCGCCCCCTCCTTCTGAGCGCCCTGCTGCTGACGCTGCTGGCCCTGACGGTCCTGCTGCTCACTCCTGCGCACGCGCAGTCCGGTGGGGGTTTCGGCGGCAGTTCCCGCAGTTCCGGCGGTTCCAGCAGCTCCGGAGGTGGGTACAGCGGCGGCAGCTCCAGCCGGGGCGGCGGGTACAGCGGCGGCGGCTATAGCGGAGGTGGGTACAGCGGCCCGATTATCATCAACGGCGGCGGCGGGTACGGGTACAGCAGCGGCGGAAGCGGCGGCCTGATCACCCTGATCATCTTCGGCATCGTGATCTTCGTGGTGATCAGCGCCATGCGCCGCAGCCTCGGCGGTGGCGGCAAGGGTCTCGCCGGGCTCAGCGGCACCGCGCAGGCCGTCAGCGTGCAACTCCTGCTGGCCGAGGGGGACGAGGTCAAACGCGCCCTGCAACGCGTCGCGCAGAACGGCGACCCCGACACCAACGAGGGGCTGGCCCGCATGATGCAGGAAGCGGCGCTCGTCGCGCTGCGCCACCCGGAACGCTGGGTGTACGGCACCGTGCAGCGCGCCCAGGGGTCCGCCGCGACCGCCGACAGTCAGGTGGGCGCGTGGGCCACCGAAGCTCGCGCCGCCTTCACCGAGCAGACCACCAGCAACTACCAGAACAGGGACCCCAACAGCGGCTACGCCCGCCGCGACGACTACACCTTCAAGCACGACGCCGCCGACCAGTACCTCGCCGTGACCCTGGCCGTCGCCGCGCACACCCTGGCCGCCCTGCCGCCCGCCGGAGTCACCAACGCCGCCGAGGCCCGCGCCGCCCTGAGCGCCATCAGCGCCGTCGCGCCCGGCGACCTGATCCGCGCCGAGGTCGTCTGGAGCCCCGACGCAGAGGGCGAATTCCTCAGCGAGGACGAGGCCATCCAGAAGTACCCCAACCTCACCCGCCTGTAA
- a CDS encoding EamA family transporter, translated as MTAARPSARTRPGLPPIPALLLAMVSIQGGAAFAKTLFPTLGAAGTTTLRVTLAAALLTLVLRPRLRQLTRADWAAIVPYGAALGLMNLAFYEALRTLPLGLAVTLEFIGPLTLALILSRRAIDVAWVLLAALGIALISPLGELLTGGGAHTPVSPAGVGLALLAGAFWALYILAGGAVGRRVPGTTGVVGGMIVAALITLPFGVAEAGPLLLAPGTLLLGLGVAVLSSALPYTLEMRALRAIPARIFGVMMSAEPAIAALSGLLFLGERLNAAQWAALVCVIAASAGINLTSPAAAAAHTEPDPVN; from the coding sequence ATGACTGCCGCCCGCCCCTCTGCCCGCACCCGACCGGGCCTGCCGCCCATTCCGGCCCTGCTGCTGGCCATGGTCAGCATTCAGGGCGGCGCGGCGTTCGCCAAGACGCTGTTCCCCACGCTGGGCGCGGCCGGGACGACCACGCTGCGCGTGACGCTGGCCGCCGCGCTGCTGACGCTGGTGCTGCGGCCCCGGCTGCGGCAGCTGACGCGGGCCGACTGGGCGGCCATCGTGCCGTACGGCGCGGCGCTGGGCCTGATGAACCTCGCGTTCTACGAGGCGCTGCGGACCCTGCCGCTGGGGCTGGCCGTCACGCTGGAATTCATCGGGCCACTGACGCTGGCGCTGATCCTGTCGCGCCGCGCCATCGACGTGGCCTGGGTGCTGCTGGCCGCGCTGGGCATCGCGCTGATCTCACCGCTGGGAGAACTGCTGACCGGCGGCGGGGCGCACACGCCGGTCTCCCCTGCCGGCGTGGGGCTGGCGCTGCTGGCCGGGGCGTTCTGGGCGCTGTACATCCTGGCGGGCGGCGCGGTGGGGCGGCGGGTGCCCGGCACGACCGGCGTGGTGGGCGGCATGATCGTGGCGGCGCTCATCACCCTGCCGTTCGGGGTGGCCGAGGCAGGGCCGCTGCTGCTGGCTCCGGGCACGCTGCTGCTGGGGCTGGGCGTGGCCGTGCTGTCCAGCGCGCTGCCGTACACGCTGGAGATGCGCGCCCTGCGGGCCATTCCCGCCCGCATTTTCGGCGTGATGATGAGCGCCGAGCCGGCCATCGCCGCGCTCAGCGGCCTGCTGTTCCTGGGAGAGCGTCTGAATGCCGCGCAGTGGGCCGCGCTTGTGTGCGTCATTGCTGCCAGCGCCGGCATCAACCTGACCAGCCCCGCCGCTGCCGCCGCGCACACTGAACCGGACCCCGTGAACTGA
- a CDS encoding ATPase, producing MSSELPFLRADAAPTAPHERRLSQLPLTVLVGVTGVGKSTALAALTGADAGVRVLPDRREVTDAVMILPLAGAPVRDREERFRLTAQYRQTHPGGMAQALGSLLADTGHWGVAPVFDGLRGLDEVSYAAQSFPAWRFVALGAPDAVRVRRLLGRADAFDQVGGGQGGSEATLRESLADLKGAAEVFAPEELDALADLPAQGFAPGDVLAKVKIVVSERRNYDPAAAEAFLRTLPPERALVLDTVALDPAAVAQAVRAWAGGSA from the coding sequence ATGTCGAGTGAGTTGCCGTTCCTGCGTGCCGACGCCGCGCCCACCGCCCCGCACGAGCGGCGGCTTTCCCAGCTGCCGCTGACGGTGCTGGTCGGCGTGACCGGCGTGGGTAAAAGCACGGCCCTGGCCGCCCTGACCGGGGCCGACGCGGGCGTGCGGGTCCTGCCGGACCGGCGGGAGGTGACGGACGCCGTGATGATCCTGCCGCTGGCGGGCGCGCCCGTGCGGGACCGTGAGGAACGCTTCCGGCTGACCGCGCAGTACCGGCAGACCCATCCGGGCGGCATGGCGCAGGCGCTGGGGTCGCTGCTGGCCGACACGGGTCACTGGGGCGTGGCACCGGTGTTCGACGGGCTGCGGGGGCTGGACGAGGTCAGCTACGCGGCGCAGTCGTTCCCGGCGTGGCGCTTCGTGGCACTGGGCGCGCCGGACGCGGTGCGGGTGCGGCGACTGCTGGGCCGCGCGGACGCCTTCGATCAGGTGGGCGGTGGCCAGGGAGGGAGCGAGGCGACGCTGCGGGAGTCGCTGGCCGACCTGAAGGGCGCGGCGGAGGTCTTCGCGCCGGAGGAACTGGACGCCCTGGCTGACCTGCCGGCCCAGGGCTTCGCGCCGGGCGACGTGCTGGCGAAGGTGAAGATCGTGGTGTCCGAGCGGCGCAACTACGACCCGGCGGCGGCCGAGGCGTTCCTGCGGACCCTGCCGCCCGAGCGGGCGCTGGTGCTGGATACCGTGGCGCTGGACCCGGCAGCCGTGGCGCAGGCCGTGCGCGCCTGGGCCGGGGGGTCGGCGTGA
- a CDS encoding carboxymuconolactone decarboxylase family protein yields the protein MSDQTDGSEHPTPSNGGRTPDSPTPDSDMLKLGKQKRAQIMGQGFVDRAFAGDPEAFGADYQRFLTEYAWGAVWGRGGLTDRERHMVTLGILAALGRDRELEGHVRATANSGVSERDLSDVLHQVAIYAGVPAGLNGFNIAGRVLAERHAAQEQTEPGQD from the coding sequence ATGAGCGACCAGACAGACGGCAGCGAACACCCCACCCCGAGCAACGGCGGCCGGACTCCCGACAGCCCGACTCCCGACAGCGACATGCTGAAGCTCGGCAAGCAGAAGCGGGCGCAGATCATGGGGCAGGGCTTCGTGGACCGGGCCTTCGCGGGCGACCCGGAGGCCTTCGGCGCGGACTACCAGCGGTTCCTGACCGAGTACGCCTGGGGGGCCGTGTGGGGGCGCGGCGGCCTGACGGACCGCGAGCGGCACATGGTCACGCTGGGCATCCTGGCCGCGCTGGGCCGCGACCGCGAACTGGAGGGGCACGTGCGCGCCACCGCCAACAGCGGCGTCAGCGAACGCGACCTGAGCGACGTGCTGCATCAGGTGGCCATCTACGCCGGGGTGCCTGCCGGACTGAACGGATTTAACATCGCCGGGCGCGTCCTGGCCGAACGGCACGCCGCGCAGGAGCAGACGGAGCCGGGGCAGGACTGA
- a CDS encoding c-type cytochrome, translating into MQIRSERFSRFLLPGLLALGAPLVLAQTAGSGAAPATTDSALASLTPSATRGETLSGGCAGCHAPTGRAPVLKGQPAPQIRTALLAFRAKTRPNGTMQNVASRLSDQDIVDIAAFYSGDSSAPAAAPAPTPVPATPPPATPAPPATAPATPPATGATPTGETLYQAGVGARGIIACAICHGETGEGAENLGIPAIRGRAAASVLGELRAYKSSPVTGIPYPDAMHIALTPMTDADLNAVAAYVATLK; encoded by the coding sequence ATGCAGATCAGATCCGAACGGTTCTCACGGTTCCTTCTTCCCGGCCTGCTGGCCCTCGGCGCCCCGCTGGTCCTGGCGCAGACCGCCGGTTCCGGCGCGGCGCCCGCCACCACCGACAGCGCCCTGGCCAGCCTGACCCCCAGCGCCACGCGCGGCGAGACCCTCAGCGGCGGCTGCGCCGGCTGCCACGCCCCCACCGGGCGCGCCCCGGTCCTGAAGGGCCAGCCGGCCCCGCAGATCCGCACGGCGCTGCTGGCGTTCCGCGCGAAAACCCGGCCGAACGGCACCATGCAGAACGTCGCGTCCCGCCTGAGCGACCAGGACATCGTGGACATCGCCGCGTTCTACTCCGGCGACAGCAGCGCGCCGGCGGCTGCTCCGGCCCCCACGCCGGTCCCGGCGACCCCACCGCCCGCCACGCCTGCTCCACCCGCCACGGCGCCAGCGACTCCGCCAGCAACGGGGGCCACCCCTACCGGTGAGACGCTGTACCAGGCGGGCGTGGGCGCGCGCGGCATCATTGCCTGCGCCATCTGCCACGGCGAGACCGGCGAGGGCGCCGAGAACCTCGGCATTCCTGCCATCAGGGGCCGAGCCGCCGCGTCCGTGCTGGGGGAACTGCGCGCCTACAAGAGCAGTCCCGTGACGGGCATTCCCTACCCCGACGCCATGCACATTGCCCTGACCCCCATGACCGACGCCGACCTGAACGCCGTCGCCGCGTATGTCGCCACCCTGAAGTGA